TAGTCTCTGACGACCTTCCCATGATGTCTTGTACTTCTTCAAGTCAAACACATCCAGGACGTCCTCTGACATCAGCAACACAAAGGCCAAAGCTGAACACTGTTCTAGCTCCAGCTCCTTCTCAGAGAGCGTTCCAGATGCCAGTGAGGTCTGGATTTCTACCATAAGAGAGTTGTCATTAAGTTCGTTGAGACAGTGGAGAAGACTGATGGTCTTCTCTGCCGAGGATTCAGATTTAATCATCTCCTTAATGTACTGAGTTGTTTTTGCAATGCTCTCAGAATTACTTGCCACCTGTGTCAGTGGGTCTGCTACATTTGAGctatttcctgtctgtgtcagaaaGCCCCCCAGAAGCCTCTGATTGAACTCCATTGAGAGGCCAAGAAGGAATCTAAGGAAAAGGTCCAGGTGTCCATTCTCACTTTGCAAGGCCTGATCCACTGTAATCTTGTGTAACTCAAACAACTGCATTCTGTCACCATGAGGTCTTAGTAAATCTGGttggaaaacatttctgtggtgATATACATAcgaatgaaacacaaacaaggcaGCTAGATACTCCTGGatgctcagatgcacaaagcaaTACACTTTCTCCTGATACAGCCCACACTCTTCTTTGAAGATTTCTGTGCACACCCCAGAGTACACTGACGCTTCAGTGACGTCAATGCCGCACTTGCTCAGGTCTTCTTCATAGAATGTCAGATTTCCTTTTTCCAGGTGTAGAAATGCCAACTGTCCTAGTTTCAGGATGATTTCCGCATCGGATGCTGACATTTTCTTTGGGTTTTTCTCAGTGCTGCCACGATACTTTTGATTATTCAGATTAGTctgaatgagcaggaagtgtgtgtacatttcagtCAGAGATTTGGGAATTTCTCCACAATTAGCTCCAACCAACATTGCCTTCAGAACAGTTGCagaaatccaacagaagactggtatgtgacacatgatgtagagACTCCTGGATGATTTTATGTGAGAGATAATTCTACTGGCTAAGTTCTGATCATTGAATCTCTTCCTGaagtactcctccttctgtggGTCACTGAACCCTCGTACCTCTGTCACTCGATGGATGTACTCAGgagggatctgattggctgctgctggccgggaggtgatccagaggagagcagagggaaggagaTTCCCCTTAATGAGGTTTGTCAGTAGCATGTCCACTGAGGATGTCTTTTTTACATCAGTCAATATCTTGTTGCATTGGAAATTCAATGTAAGTCTGCTTTCATCTagaccatcaaagatgaacaaaaccTTGTCAAAATTAGATTCATTATCTTCAGTCTCACTCATTTCATGGTGGAAGACATTCAGAAGCCCAAGAAGACTGTGCTGATCATCTTTAATAAAGTTTAGTTCCCGAAATGGAAGAACAAACACGAAACGAACATCCTGattggcttttccttctgcccagtcgagaatgaacttctgcacggagactgtttttccaatgccagcgATCCCCTTAGTCAGCACAGTTCTGATAGACTGTGTTTGCCCTGGTAAAGGCTTAAAGATGTCATTACAGATGACTGGAGTCTCCTGTCTGGTTTGTCTCATGGAGACTGTCTCAATTTGTCTCACCTCGTGTTCCTTGTTGACTTCCCCTCGCACCCCTTCTGTAATATAGAGCTCTGTGTAGATCTCATTCAGGAGGGTTCGGTGACCCAGCTTCGCTAAACCttcaaatatgcattcaaactTCTTCTTCAGATTACTTTTCAGCGTCTGTTGGGCTCTTTTAACAGATCCATCTGAGGAGAGAACATTTCATGAAGAAAGTAAGATTCTAATCTTTGTCATGTCACGGCTTCAATTTCAAAAAGGAGCAGCCAATTAAAAGCACCActctcatttattcattactaTCTTACAACCATCATGCTGCCTATTCTAAATGATATTCAGATCCTGCATGTATTCTGGACCTGGCTGATTTGTGAGTTCCATAGCATTATGATGTCCTGACTGTTGTttggagaaacagcagcagtgtagcatagtggtgaggagcaggacccataaccaaaaggttgttggttcgattccccactttggcaccgctgttgtacccttgggcaaggtacttaaccccagattgcctctgtaaatatccagcggtataaatggataacatgtaataattgtgacctatgtaagttgctctagataagaacATGTGCTTAATGtaaagtattcagaccccttcacatttttcacatcttcttatgttgcagccttatggtgaaattgttaaaattctttttctttttcctcagcaatctacactcaatacccaataatgacaaagcaaaaacaggattttagaaatttttgcaaatttattaaaaattaaaaattgaaatatcacaTCTACATATGTACCCttcagacccttaactcagtacttagttgaagcTCCAttggcagtgattacagcctcGAGTCTTCCTGGATATGATGCgacaagctttacacacctggatgtagggattttctgccattcttctctgcagatcctctcaacCTCTCTCAGGTTGGATGGGGACCCTCGatggacagccattttcaggtctctccgGAGATATTCAATTGGGTTCAAGTTCGGGCTCTGGCTGGgtcactcaaggacattcacagagttgttCCTAAGCCACTCCTACATTGTCTTAGCTGTGCGcttagggtcattgtcctgttggaaGATCCACCTTCAccccagtctgaggtcctgagtGCTCaggagcaggttttcattaaggatatcttgtttctcacagtctgagagtcctttagGCTCTTGTGACTTTACTGAGGAGAGGCTTCCAtctggccactctgccataaGACCCAGAAcggtggagtgttgcagtgatggttgtccttctggaagtttctcccatctccacacaggatctctggagctcagccagagtgaccatcaggttcttggtcacctctcttaccaaggcCCTTCTCCCCCGATTGCTCAGTTTGGCCAGGCAGCCAGATTTAGGAAGAGTCCtagttgttccaaacttcttccatttaagaattatggaggcAACTGTGCTCTTGGGAACCGTCAATGCAACAGAatttttttgtagccttccccagatctgtgccttgacacaatcctgtctctgtctctgagctctgcaggcagttccttcGACCTCATGGCTTGCGttttgctctgatatgcattgtcagctgagagaccttaGAAAGACAGGTctgtgcctttccaaatcatgtccaatcaatggaatttaccacagctagactccaatcaaggtgtagtaacatctcaaagatgatcaagagaaatgggatgcacctgagctTCAAGGGTCATAGCAAAcggtctgaatacttatgtcaatgtgctatttcagtttcttatttttaaaaaagttgcAAAATTCCTAAAATCCTGCTTTCACTTTGCCATTATGGGGTATttagtgtagattgatgaggaaaaaaaaattatttaaacaattttagcataaggctgcaacataccaaaatgtgaaaaaagtgaaagggTCTGAATaatttctgaatgcactgtatatgaaaaataacaccCAGTCTGGGAGAATGTACCTGGATCAGGAGTTAATAATCCCGACATTTCTGCACCTCACTGCATAGGAATGAACATTTAACCCTATAATCTCATGGTGCAGGAGTTAAGTATAATCATAACACTTCACTACGAACTCACACTATAGAAATTGATTAACAGGATAACAAAATCCCTCAAGATGAGAATCTAGTTTTTGAGCTGTACTTTTCTTAGGGTAGGACTGAGAAAAGGTAAAAACTCAATCTCAAGTATTGCAATATTGTGTAAATCCAATATTGTGATACTGTACAATGTTGAATCTTACTTAATCAATTGGATTTTATTGCATTAAAGATGGAATTTTACCAGTTTGCTCTTTCATCTGCAGGGGTCGGGCATCTAAGATTGCAGACTAAGGAAACAGAGAtcagagtgagtgagtaaaaGAGTAGGGCTGAACAGGATACATTTACAGCCATTTAATTTAGCCAAATCACCTCTGCACATTTTAACGGCAAGGCATCTCTGTGAGTTGTGTATTTGTTATAATGGTGATAAATGCTAATTTTACGTaggtataaataaaaaacataggGGGGAACATTGTCCATGAAGATGTATTGTTTTAGCACATTATATAATCCATCCAATATGTctacagccccctcccccttcttcaTTAAAAGTTGAATTCAGGACAGAATGAAGAAAACAGTGTAGAAATCATCACACTCCATATTCTTCAGTCTAAATCTTTTGAAAGTAGAAGGATTTGTTGTTAACCAATCCTTTACAAGTATCTGTCATAAGGATTTGTTAGTGGAATGCCTCAGTATCAATATAAGTACTCAGCATATAAGTGAGTGAGTACAGGACAGACAAACTTACTGTTTCCTCGCCATCCTCAACACCTGTAGAAAGAGGAATTGGACTGAGTGGAAAATTCTCCAATTTTAACAAGAAGTTTTTGTTGCATAGGATTATAGTGATATGttcagtctgaaaaaaatgaacattctaTTACTTAATCAAAGTAGTCTGTTCATTCCAAATATACAGACAAATAGGTACCATATTTATACTTTTGTATATGGCACCTACACAATTACAGAAATATCCTTACCTTTGTCTTCAGAGTTGATGTTTATAGTAATATTTAAATCACCGGTAATATTGCTTCTGACAAACTGGGGTACCACAGCATTGCCTCCAGACTGGGCTGTGATGGAGGGATGAAGAGtagctgatctcagatcagcaggTGGCTGCTCAACACGATCCTCTTTAACTGGACAGAGGAAAGGAATCCAAAGGTAAATCTTTAATACATTTACACTccaaccccacacccccacacacataacaaaaaataataaaacctgTACTAGACGAACTACAGCCAATTGAAAACGACCCTTTTTGAACCCTTCTCTCTGTTCAAAACCCCATGCTTTATTACAGCAAGAAATGTGATGTTTCAAATTTAATAATGAGATCTGTGAAATCATTCCACAattcatactgaaaatgaaggaaaagaaatgtATCAGATGAGATTACTTGTTTTCAAAAGCCTGCAAATTCAGAGCAAGTATATTAAGATTAAATGTTAACTATTTACACTTAACagtgtatatatgcataaatatcCTCTCTGTAGATCATGCTACTGTAGCCAGATAGTTACAGTGCACAGAATGACAAGTCAAATAATAAGAGTTCTTAAGTTACtgatatttcattcatcatGTTTCCACCATAAAAACAAGGaaagacaaataataaaatggacCATATTTGTGCAACTTAATGGCAGCAgtttcccctttctccctcccaaTGCGGAAATCTTGCAAGTGAGTCAGATCCTTACAAGTTGTGACATGAGAGCTGACAGTATTCATTTACACTTCCTCAATCTGTACAGCAAGGGATTTGAaataagtgtttttaaatatttcccaTTAAGGTCATATTCGACTGAAATGTCACACTGGTTAagagtttcttttttatcttgaataaataaagcaattttTCAATCATGTACAAAATTATCAGGATATTAAACGTTGGTTCCAACCCCAGAAGTACTCATATCTATGGCTTCAGCTTAactacagacacactgatctCATGCATAAATCACACATTAATATGGTAAatttaatcacacacaaatacgcacaggcacacacacacgcgcgcgcacacacacacacacccacacacacacacacacacacacacacacagcatgtataTAAAACTATAACCAAGAACAACGCTTGGGCTAAGAAACCAAGCCTATAACCAAACTTTTATAATAACAGCAGCCCATCTagcttcatttattttcccaaTATTAGTTGTATTAGCAAATAGAGAAGTTTATCACCTTAGAAGAGGAacagaaaattgtaaaaaaaaaaaaaacttccaatCCCATTAATGAGCAGCAGAcatattaaaattgtttttttttctattaaaacacacagatcaTACATTTGCTGAACTAATCCCCAATACTTCAACCTGAAAACATTTAGTCTGAATTTACAGAGCACAAGTATGCAACTTACTGGATGATTCAGccatttgtttgtctgtaaaaaaatgtgGTCCTTATAGTCTGAATTTGTAAGAGGCACAGGAAACCTTATTCTACTTCCGCTGTGTCCTTGTAAGAGGCAGTTCCTCTCACAGCTGAAATATAGGAAATGCTCACCAAAAAACTGAGTAAAGGAGaaatatcaaatcaaataacCTGGGAGATGTTTAACCCCAAAAAGGTTTTGGACAGAGACTTCATAACTATAACAGAATGGCTATTAATTTCCATCTTGCATTCTTGAAATCTATCAGAAAATGCTACTTTAAGACGTAATTGCAACTATTGAGCATCTTTTGTGTCTTATGCAACATGAAAGTGCAATGTGGTCCGAAGTGTGTGatacataacatttcacataaaTGTCTATCAAGAAGCTCTTCTTTGagtgtaaaatggaaaattggAGACTTTCTTCTCTGCTGTGCAATGGGAAACTACAACCTGAGACATCTTTAAGTGGTCTTCAGTCAAGCTTATGAAACAGAAGACTTGAATTAAAGGTTATTTGTGCACAGTCAATCTATGATTGGATAGCAAACCTTGGCTTCATTGGAATCTATCAAAATGCTCCTCTTGAAGTGTAAAGTGGGTCATTTCAGACGTCTTCTGTCTAGTCCAgtatcagagggtgatgttgggctttgtcaaggtgtctgaagaggcgcatatcatgcacaagatttcactgaaaggctCTTTTTGCACGGTCATTCTCTTCTTGGTCAGCAAACTTTGGCTTCATTGGAATCTATCAAGAAGCTCTTCCTTAAGTCAAAAGTGGGTCATTTCAGACGTCTTCTGTCTCGTCCAgtatcagagggtgatgttgggctttgtCAAGGGGTCTGAAGAGGGGCATATCATGCAcaagatttcactgaaaggctCGTTTTGCACGGTCATTCTCTTGGTCAGCAAACCTTGGCTTCATTGGAATCTATCAAAAAGCTCCTCTTGAAGTGTGAAGTGGGACATTTCAGACGACTTCTGTCTCGTCCAgtatcagagggtgatgttgggcGTGGTAAAGGTGTTCTCAGGTGATGCTTATCATGCATAACGTTTCCCTTGAATGCTGCTTTTACACAGTCATTCTCCCCTTGGACAGCATAGCTTCTTCATGTCTTGCATTGGTGGTTCAGTGGTAGAATTCTCGCCTGCCACGCGGgaggcccgggttcgattcccggccaatGCATGAGTGAGTGCTCTTTTGATCGTAACCGTGATTCCAATACCTAATCACTCCAATCCTGGCTTTCTTGCGATCTATCAAGAAGCTCTTCTATGAGTGTAAGATGGAACATTGGAGACTTTCCTCTCTACTATGCAATGGGAGACTGCGACCTGGGACATCTTTAAGCGCTCTTAAGTCAAGCTTATGAAGCAGAAGACTTGACTTAAAGCTTCTTTGTGCACAGTCAATCTCTGATTGGATAGCAATTCTTGGCTTTATTGGAGTCTATCAAGAAGCTCTTCCTTAAGTCAAAAGTGGGTCATTTCAGACGTCTTCTGTCTAGGCCAgtatcagagggtgatgttgggctttgtcaaggtgtctgaagaggcgcatatcatgcacaagatttcactgaaaggctCTTTTTGCACGGTCATTCTCTTCTTGGTCAGCAAACCTTGGCTTCATTGGAATCTATCAAAATGCTCATCTTGAAGTGTAAAGTGGGACATTTCGGACTTCTTCTGTCTCGTCCAgtatcagagggtgatgttgggctttgtCAAGGTGTCTGAAGAGGCGCATATCATGCACAAGATTTCAGTGAAAGGCTCTTTTTGCACGGTCATTTTCTTCTTGGTCAGCAAACATTGACTTCATTGGAATCTATCAAAAAGCTCCTCTTGAAGTGTAAAGTGGGACATTTCAGACTTCTTCTGTCTCGTCCAgtatcagagggtgatgttgggcGTGGTAAAGGTGTTCTCTGGTGTTCTCAGGTGATGCTTATCATGCATAACATTTCCCTTGAATGCTGCTTTTGCACGGTCATTCTCCCCTTGGACAGCATAGCTTCTTCATGTCTTGCATTGGTGGTTCAGTGGTAGAATTCTCGCCTGCCACGCGGgaggcccgggttcgattcccggccaatGCATGAGTGAGTGCTCTTTTGATCGTAACCGTGATTCCAATACCTAATCACTCCAATCCTGGCTTTCTTGCGATCTATCAAGAAGCTCTTCTATGAGTGTAAGATGGAACATTGGAGACTTTCCTCTCTACTATGCAATGGGAGACTGCGACCTGGGACATCTTTAAGCGCTCTTAAGTCAAGCTTATGAAGCAGAAGACTTGACTTAAAGCTTCTTTGTGCACAGTCAATCTCTGATTGGATAGCAATTCTTGGCTTTATTGGAGTCTATCAAGAAGCTCTTCCTTAAGTCAAAAGTGGGTCATTTCAGATGTCTTCTGTCTAGTCCAgtatcagagggtgatgttgggctttgtcaaggtgtctgaagaggcgcatatcatgcacaagatttcactgaaaggctCTTTTTGCACGGTCATTTTCTTCTTGGTCAGCAAACATTGACTTCATTGGAATCTATCAAAAAGCTCCTCTTGAAGTGTAAAGTGGGACATTTCAGACTTCTTCTGTCTCGTCCAgtatcagagggtgatgttgggcGTGGTAAAGGTGTTCTCAGGTGTTCTCAGGTGATGCTTATCATGCATAACATTTCCCTTGAATGCTGCTTTTGCACGGTCATCCTCCCCTTGGACAGGATAGCTTCTTCATGTCTTGCATTGGTGGTTTAGTGGTAGAATTCTCGCCTGCCACGCGGgaggcccgggttcgattcccggccaatGCATGAGTGAGTGCTCTTTTGATCGTAACCGTGATTCCAATACCTAATCACTCCAATCCTGGCTTTCTTGCGATCTATCAAGAAGCTCTTCTATGAGTGTAAGATGGAACATTGGAGACTTTCCTCTCTACTATGCAATGGGAGACTGCGACCTGGGACATCTTTAAGCGCTCTTAAGTCAAGCTTATGAAGCAGAAGACTTGACTTAAAGCTTCTTTGTGCACAGTCAATCTCTGATTGGATAGCAATTCTTGGCTTTATTGGAGTCTATCAAGAAGCTCTTCCTTAAGTCAAAAGTGGGTCATTTCAGACGTCTTCTGTCTAGTCCAgtatcagagggtgatgttgggctttgtcaaggtgtctgaagaggcgcatatcatgcacaagatttcactgaaaggtTCTTTTTGCACGGTCATTCTCTTCTTGGTCAGCAAACCTTGGCTTCATTGGAATCTATCAAAATGCTCATCTTGAAGTGTAAAGTGGGACATTTCAGACTTCTTCTGGCTAGTCCAGTATCAGATggtgatgttgggctttgtcaaggtgtctgaagaggcgcatatcatgcacaagatttcactgaaaggctCTTTTTGCACGGTCATTTTCTTCTTGGTCAGCAAACATTGACTTCATTGGAATCTATCAAAAAGCTCCTCTTGAAGTGTAAAGTGGGACATTTCAGACTTCTTCTGTCTCGTCCAgtatcagagggtgatgttgggcGTGGTAAAGGTGTTCTCTGGTGTTCTCAGGTGATGCTTATCATGCATAACATTTCCCTTGAATGCTGCTTTTGCACGGTCATTCTCCCCTTGGACAGCATAGCTTCTTCATGTCTTGCATTGGTGGTTCAGTGGTAGAATTCTCGCCTGCCACGCGGgaggcccgggttcgattcccggccaatGCATGAGTGAGTGCTCTTTTGATCGTAACCGTGATTCCAATACCTAATCACTCCAATCCTGGCTTTCTTGTGATCTATCAAGAAGCTCTTCTATGAGTGTAAGATGGAACATTGGAGACTTTCCTCTCTACTATGCAATGGGAGACTGCGACCTGGGACATCTTTAAGCGCTCTTAAGTCAAGCTTATGAAGCAGAAGACTTGACTTAAAGCTTCTTTGTGCACAGTCAATCTCTAATTGGATAGCAATTCTTGGCTTTATTGGAGTCTATCAAGAAGCTCTTCCTTAAGTCAAAAGTGGGTCATTTCAGACGTCTTCTGTCTAGTCCAgtatcagagggtgatgttgggctttgtCAAGGTGTCTGAAGAGGCGCATATCATGCACAAGATTTTACTGAAAGGCTCTTTTTGCACGGTCATTCATTTCTTGGTCAGCAAACTTTGGCTTCATTGGAATCTATCAAAATGCTCCTCTTGAAGTGTAAAGTGGGACATTTCAGACGTCTTCTGTCTAGTCCAgtatcagagggtgatgttgggctttgtcaaggtgtctgaagaggcgcatatcatgcacaagatttcactgaaaggctCTTTTTGCACGGTCATTTTCTTCTTGGTCAGCAAACATTGACTTCATTGGAATCTATCAAAAAGCTCCTCTTGAAGTGTAAAGTGGGACATTTCAGACTTCTTCTGTCTCGTCCAgtatcagagggtgatgttgggcGTGGTAAAGGTGTTCTCAGGTGTTCTCAGGTGATGCTTATCATGCATAACATTTCCCTTGAATGCTGCTTTTACACAGTCATTCTCCCCTTGGACAGCATAGCTTCTTCATGTCTTGCATTGGTGGTTCAGTGGTAGAATTCTCGCCTGCCACGCGGgaggcccgggttcgattcccggccaatGCATGAGTGAGTGCTCTTTTGATCGTAACCGTGATTCCAATACCTAATCACTCCAATCCTGGCTTTCTTGCGATCTATCAAGAAGCTCTTCTATGAGTGTAAGATGGAACATTGGAGACTTTCCTCTCTACTATGCAATGGGAGACTGCGACCTGGGACATCTTTAAGCGCTCTTAAGTCAAGCTTATGAAGCAGAAGACTTGACTTAAAGCTTCTTTGTGCACAGTCAATCTCTGATTGTATAGCAATTCTTGGCTTTATTGGAGTCTATCAAGAAGCTCTTCCTTAAGTCAAAAGTGGGTCATTTCAGACGTCTTCTGTCTAGTCCAgtatcagagggtgatgttgggctttgtcaaggtgtctgaagaggcgcatatcatgcacaagatttcactgaaaggtTCTTTTTGCACGGTCATTCTCTTCTTGGTCAGCAAACCTTGGCTTCATTGGAATCTATCAAAATGCTCATCTTGAAGTGTAAAGTGGGACATTTCAGACTTCTTCTGGCTAGTCCAGTATCAGATggtgatgttgggctttgtcaaggtgtctgaagaggcgcatatcatgcacaagatttcactgaaaggctCTTTTTGCACGGTCATTTTCTTCTTGGTCAGCAAACATTGACTTCATTGGAATCTATCAAAAAGCTCCTCTTGAAGTGTAAAGTGGGACATTTCAGACTTCTGTCTCGTCCAgtatcagagggtgatgttgggcGTGGTAAAGGTGTTCTCAGGTGATGCTTATCATGCATAACATTTCCCTTGAATGCTGCTTTTGCACGGTCATTCTCCCCTTGGCCAGGATAGCTTCTTCATGTCTTGCATTGGTGGTTTAGTGGTAGAATTCTCGCCTGCCACGCGGgaggcccgggttcgattcccggccaatGCATGAGTGAGTGCTCTTTTGATCGTAACCGTGATTCCAATACCTAATCACTCCAATCCTGGCTTTCTTGCGATCTATCAAGAAGCTCTTCTATGAGTGTAAGATGGAACATTGGAGACTTTCCTCTCTACTATGCAATGGGAGACTGCGACCTGGGACATCTTTAAGCGCTCTTAAGTCAAGCTTATGAAGCAGAAGACTTGACTTAAAGCTTCTTTGTGCACAGTCAATCTCTGATTGGATAGCAATTCTTGGCTTTATTGGAGTCTATCAAGAAGCTCTTCCTTAAGTCAAAAGTGGGTCATTTCAGACGTCTTCTGTCTAGTCCAgtatcagagggtgatgttgggctttgtcaaggtgtctgaagaggcgcatatcatgcacaagatttcactgaaaggtTCTTTTTGCACGGTCATTCTCTTCTTGGTCAGCAAACCTTGGCTTCATTGGAATCTATCAAAATGCTCATCTTGAAGTGTAAAGTGGGACATTTCAGACTTCTTCTGGCTAGTCCAGTATCAGATggtgatgttgggctttgtcaaggtgtctgaagaggcgcatatcatgcacaagatttcactgaaaggctCTTTTTGCACGGTCATTTTCTTCTTGGTCAGCAAACATTGACTTCATTGGAATCTATCAAAAAGCTCCTCTTGAAGTGTAAAGTGGGACATTTCAGACTTCTTCTGTCTCGTCCAgtatcagagggtgatgttgggcGTGGTAAAGGTGTTCTCTGGTGTTCTCAGGTGATGCTTATCATGCATAACATTTCCCTTGAATGCTGCTTTTGCACGGTCATTCTCCCCTTGGACAGCATAGCTTCTTCATGTCTTGCATTGGTGGTTCAGTGGTAGAATTCTCGCCTGCCACGCGGgaggcccgggttcgattcccggccaatGCATGAGTGAGTGCTCTTTTGATCGTAACCGTGATTCCAATACCTAATCACTCCAATCCTGGCTTTCTTGCGACATTTCAGACTTCTTCTGGCTAGTCCAGTATCAGATggtgatgttgggctttgtCAAGGTGTCTGAAGAGGCGCATATCATGCACAAGATTTCAGTGAAAGGCTCTTTTTGCACGGTCATTTTCTTCTTGGTCAGCAAACATTGACTTCATTGGAATCTATCAAAAAGCTCCTCTTGAAGTGTAAAGTGGGACATTTCAGACTTCTTCTGTCTCGTCCAgtatcagagggtgatgttgggcGTGGTAAAGGTGTTCTCAGGTGTTCTCAGGTGATGCTTATCATGCATAACATTTCCCTTGAATGCTGCTTTTACACAGTCATTCTCCCCTTGGACAGCATAGCTTCTTCATGTCTTGCATTGGTGGTTCAGTGGTAGAATTCTCGCCTGCCACGCGGGGGCCAGTCGCGGATAGTTGTAACAGACAAACAGCCAAT
This genomic stretch from Megalops cyprinoides isolate fMegCyp1 chromosome 1, fMegCyp1.pri, whole genome shotgun sequence harbors:
- the LOC118784757 gene encoding NACHT, LRR and PYD domains-containing protein 3-like, with translation MAESSIKEDRVEQPPADLRSATLHPSITAQSGGNAVVPQFVRSNITGDLNITININSEDKGVEDGEETSAILDARPLQMKEQTDGSVKRAQQTLKSNLKKKFECIFEGLAKLGHRTLLNEIYTELYITEGVRGEVNKEHEVRQIETVSMRQTRQETPVICNDIFKPLPGQTQSIRTVLTKGIAGIGKTVSVQKFILDWAEGKANQDVRFVFVLPFRELNFIKDDQHSLLGLLNVFHHEMSETEDNESNFDKVLFIFDGLDESRLTLNFQCNKILTDVKKTSSVDMLLTNLIKGNLLPSALLWITSRPAAANQIPPEYIHRVTEVRGFSDPQKEEYFRKRFNDQNLASRIISHIKSSRSLYIMCHIPVFCWISATVLKAMLVGANCGEIPKSLTEMYTHFLLIQTNLNNQKYRGSTEKNPKKMSASDAEIILKLGQLAFLHLEKGNLTFYEEDLSKCGIDVTEASVYSGVCTEIFKEECGLYQEKVYCFVHLSIQEYLAALFVFHSYVYHHRNVFQPDLLRPHGDRMQLFELHKITVDQALQSENGHLDLFLRFLLGLSMEFNQRLLGGFLTQTGNSSNVADPLTQYIKEMIKSESSAEKTISLLHCLNELNDNSLMVEIQTSLASGTLSEKELELEQCSALAFVLLMSEDVLDVFDLKKYKTSWEGRQRLAPVVKNCRSAILDSCNLTEESCVTVASALQLSYTPVRELDLSYNKLEDSGVKWLCAGLMSPNCKLQTLKISGCGVSEEHCASLASVLCSNTSLLRELDLGNNILGDTGVKLLCTGLMSPNCNLQRLGLSACEVTGKGTASLASALCSNSSQLRELDLSYNHLRDIGVRALSTGLEDLSCKLETLLLGWCNLTEGCCDDLASVLRSHHSELRELELRDNDLQDSGVRALSAGLEDPHCKLQRLGLSGCQVTDRGCVSLVSALRSNPSHLRELDLSYNHPGDSGVRALVARLEDPIYKLGTFLVDHGGISRIKPGLRKYACQLTLDPNTAHRELSLSEKERKVTKIVERKQPCPDHPEKFDTWSQVLCREGLSGARYYWEAEWSGTKTEWRGVGAGIGVTYKGISRKGGGSDSYLGGNDKSWSLYCTEDGYSALHNGSSSDIPAPPSCSNRVGVYLDWPAGTLSFYSVSSDTLTLLHTFHTTFTEPLYPGFWLYGRSSVSLCMLG